GGGTTCCTGAATCCCTCTTTGGGCTAATCGCCGGTCTAATCTTCAATGAACTTCTCTTCCATAGTCCCCATGTGGTGGGGGATTTGTCCTTTCAGATGCCCCAATTGACTCTAGCACAGCTGCCCTGGGCAAATCTTGGGCAGTTGGTGATGCCGGCCGTTACCATCTGTTTGCTTGGTAGCGTCTCCTCCTTGTTATCTGCAGAGGTTACCGACCAAATGCTAGGCTGCCAGCATAACAGCAACCGAGAACTCATCGGCCAGGGTTTGGGGAACATTGTCTCTGCCTTGGTGGGTGGTGTACCCGTGGCCGGTGCCGTTGCCCGTTCCGGTGTGAATGTGCACAGTGGTGGGCGGACGCGACTGTCCAGTATGCTTCACGCCATCTTTCTTCTATTGATGGTGGTGGTGTTTGGCCCGGTGGCCAGGCGTATCCCGCTAGCTTCCTTAGCCGCGATCCTGATGATTGCCTCGATTCGGACCGCGGACTGGAAAAGCATGCGTTTGGTACCCCGGGTGCGGTGGAGTTATGGGCTAATTATGTTCATTACCACACTCCTTACGGTGACCCACGGTCTGATCCTGGGAGTGGGAGCGGGCGTGCTGCTGACTGCCTGTGTAGTGCTTGTGGACTTGAGTGTGCTTCCCCGGGTGCGGGGAGGAGCCATAGAGGCTGCTGTAGCAGGTTCCCCCCGTCCGGAGATCCAAGTGCTGACCATTGATGGTCCATTGTTCTTTACGGGGGTGGAAAGCTGGCGGACGCAGCTTAATGAGCTGGCCCAAGGGCCCATCTTAGTCTTGGATTTTTCCCTTGTACCTGTGATGGATGAGACCGGGGCCTTAGCCATCAAAGAATCGGTGAGACAGCTTAAGAGCCGAGGAAAGAGTGTATATATCGCAGGACTGAACAGGAGAGCGTTACGTATGCTGATCCGCTCGGGTCTGGTGGAGGCTATCGGGCGGAGCCGGATCCGTAAGGATCGGGGCGACGCTCTCCGAAAGGCTATCGAAGAG
This is a stretch of genomic DNA from Bacillota bacterium. It encodes these proteins:
- a CDS encoding SulP family inorganic anion transporter, which produces MKSLWQRVRGEVVGGATAAVVALPLGIAFGIASGAGALAGLYASIFGGFIAALFGGCGVQITGPTGAMTAVLVGIVREHGVGGMFLAGAMAGLLQIILGLLRLGKFVKYLPQPVIAGFTNGVAVLFFMTAIDDALQTPVITIITATVILISLRYFKGVPESLFGLIAGLIFNELLFHSPHVVGDLSFQMPQLTLAQLPWANLGQLVMPAVTICLLGSVSSLLSAEVTDQMLGCQHNSNRELIGQGLGNIVSALVGGVPVAGAVARSGVNVHSGGRTRLSSMLHAIFLLLMVVVFGPVARRIPLASLAAILMIASIRTADWKSMRLVPRVRWSYGLIMFITTLLTVTHGLILGVGAGVLLTACVVLVDLSVLPRVRGGAIEAAVAGSPRPEIQVLTIDGPLFFTGVESWRTQLNELAQGPILVLDFSLVPVMDETGALAIKESVRQLKSRGKSVYIAGLNRRALRMLIRSGLVEAIGRSRIRKDRGDALRKAIEEAPN